In Hyphomicrobiales bacterium, a single window of DNA contains:
- a CDS encoding Hsp33 family molecular chaperone has translation MSTDALPDFVLPFEVKPLGIRGRIVRLGPVIDDILSRHDYPPPVSALLAQGVALTALLGSALKFEGKFILQTKTDGPVSMIVADYVAPNGVRGTTRFDKAADLAGRDEKSLLGSGYLGMTVDQGEGMDRYQGLVPLGENTLAEAAHTYFKQSEQIPTRLRLAAGPLSVKGDKAAHWRAGAIVVQHLPREGGMSAIQHSSGDAPEGSETPVTEHDDWVKAKLLLDTVEDHELLDPTVSAEELLYRLYHEDGVTVYPATQLARHCTCSAGAVETMLRSFSPQERSDMVENGAITVTCEFCSTRYTFTPDQFA, from the coding sequence CACGGACGCGCTGCCGGATTTCGTCCTGCCTTTCGAGGTGAAGCCGCTCGGCATTCGCGGGCGGATCGTGCGGCTCGGACCCGTCATCGACGATATCCTCTCGCGCCACGATTATCCGCCACCTGTTTCGGCGCTTCTGGCGCAGGGCGTGGCCCTGACGGCGCTGCTCGGATCGGCACTGAAGTTCGAGGGCAAGTTCATCCTCCAGACCAAGACCGATGGTCCCGTCTCCATGATCGTCGCCGACTATGTGGCGCCGAACGGGGTGCGCGGCACCACCCGCTTCGACAAGGCGGCGGACCTCGCGGGCCGTGATGAGAAGTCGCTGCTGGGATCGGGCTACCTTGGCATGACCGTGGATCAGGGCGAGGGCATGGACCGCTACCAGGGCCTTGTGCCGCTGGGCGAAAACACGCTGGCCGAAGCCGCACACACCTATTTCAAGCAGTCGGAACAGATCCCCACGCGGCTGCGTCTTGCAGCGGGGCCCCTGTCCGTGAAGGGCGACAAGGCGGCGCACTGGCGCGCCGGTGCAATCGTCGTGCAACATCTGCCGCGCGAAGGTGGCATGTCGGCCATTCAGCACTCATCAGGTGATGCTCCCGAAGGCAGCGAAACGCCCGTGACCGAGCACGATGATTGGGTGAAGGCGAAGCTGCTGCTCGACACCGTGGAAGATCACGAGCTTCTGGACCCGACGGTGAGTGCGGAAGAATTGCTGTACCGCCTCTACCACGAGGATGGCGTTACCGTTTACCCCGCAACACAGCTGGCCCGCCACTGCACCTGTTCGGCAGGGGCCGTGGAAACGATGTTGCGGAGCTTCTCGCCGCAGGAACGCAGCGACATGGTGGAGAACGGTGCGATCACCGTGACGTGCGAATTCTGTTCGACGCGTTACACCTTCACGCCGGACCAATTCGCCTGA
- a CDS encoding YccF domain-containing protein, with product MPLIMFILNVLWFVTGGVIAGLAWALAGVLMAITIVGLPWARSCFMLARFSFWPFGYDIVARDQLTGREDLGTGALGAVGNVIWFVLAGWWLAIGHIAAAIGYAVTIIGIPFAWQHVKLAIASLFPVGKTVVSVDRIFAPMGGTMGAGATTAVRRIGPA from the coding sequence ATGCCGCTGATCATGTTCATTCTCAATGTGCTCTGGTTTGTGACCGGGGGCGTCATCGCCGGCCTGGCCTGGGCTTTGGCGGGCGTACTGATGGCGATCACCATCGTGGGCCTGCCGTGGGCGCGCTCGTGCTTCATGCTGGCGCGCTTTTCCTTCTGGCCCTTCGGCTATGACATCGTCGCACGCGACCAATTGACCGGCCGTGAAGACCTGGGTACCGGCGCGCTTGGTGCCGTGGGCAACGTGATCTGGTTCGTGCTGGCCGGCTGGTGGCTGGCGATTGGCCACATCGCGGCGGCGATCGGCTATGCCGTCACCATCATTGGCATCCCCTTTGCCTGGCAGCATGTGAAACTTGCCATCGCCTCGCTCTTCCCCGTGGGCAAGACCGTCGTCAGCGTGGACCGCATCTTCGCGCCCATGGGTGGCACGATGGGTGCAGGCGCGACGACTGCCGTCAGGCGAATTGGTCCGGCGTGA
- the argE gene encoding acetylornithine deacetylase produces the protein MFPTTSEDILAALIAFDTTSRDSNIPLIAWIEDFLDSHKVPHLRVDYEAGKTNLYATIGPDVEGGVVLSGHTDVVPVDGQAWSSDPFTLMERDGLLYGRGTADMKGFIAVCLAMVPQFKAMKLARPIHFAFSCDEEVGCRGVVPLVEHMRDHLKRPSAVIVGEPTSMQVVNAHKSAVRYGTEVTGHESHSALTDQGVNAIMVAAELVSELNRVREDLIAEGDPTGRFDPPYSTVHVGVIKGGTANNIVPRACSFSWETRLLPTADRQAVPRRIAELARKLEPAMQAVAPGTGIATEKMTDVPGLAPEQDSPAEILALHCAHANSTHTVSYCTEAGHFQSIGIPAVVCGPGSIEQAHKPDEFIAVEQLRKCETFMQRLAARCC, from the coding sequence ATGTTTCCCACCACCTCCGAAGACATCCTCGCGGCGCTCATCGCCTTCGACACCACGAGCCGCGACAGCAACATTCCGCTCATTGCCTGGATCGAGGACTTTCTCGACAGCCATAAGGTGCCGCACCTCCGCGTGGACTATGAGGCTGGTAAGACCAATCTCTACGCCACCATCGGGCCTGATGTGGAAGGCGGCGTTGTCTTGTCGGGACATACGGATGTGGTGCCCGTCGATGGTCAGGCGTGGTCGTCCGATCCCTTCACGCTGATGGAACGAGACGGCCTGCTCTATGGGCGCGGCACGGCTGACATGAAGGGTTTCATCGCCGTGTGCCTCGCCATGGTGCCGCAATTCAAGGCGATGAAACTGGCCCGCCCCATCCACTTCGCCTTCTCCTGCGACGAAGAAGTGGGCTGCCGGGGTGTCGTTCCGCTCGTCGAGCACATGCGCGATCACCTCAAGCGCCCCTCCGCCGTGATCGTGGGGGAACCCACGTCCATGCAGGTGGTGAATGCTCACAAGAGTGCGGTGCGCTACGGAACTGAGGTGACGGGGCATGAATCGCATTCGGCCCTCACCGACCAGGGCGTCAACGCCATCATGGTGGCAGCGGAACTCGTGTCCGAACTGAACCGCGTGCGCGAGGACCTGATTGCAGAGGGCGATCCCACCGGCCGTTTCGACCCTCCCTATTCCACCGTGCATGTGGGCGTGATCAAGGGCGGCACGGCCAACAACATCGTGCCGCGCGCCTGCAGCTTCTCGTGGGAGACGCGCCTGCTGCCCACCGCCGACAGGCAGGCAGTGCCAAGGCGCATCGCCGAACTGGCGCGGAAGCTGGAACCTGCCATGCAGGCGGTCGCTCCCGGCACCGGCATCGCCACGGAGAAGATGACCGACGTTCCCGGCCTTGCACCGGAACAGGATTCACCTGCGGAAATCCTGGCTCTTCACTGTGCCCACGCCAATTCCACGCACACCGTTTCCTATTGCACGGAAGCGGGGCACTTCCAGTCCATCGGCATTCCGGCGGTCGTGTGCGGACCCGGCTCCATCGAACAGGCCCACAAGCCCGACGAGTTCATCGCGGTGGAGCAGCTGCGGAAATGCGAGACGTTCATGCAGCGCCTCGCAGCGAGGTGCTGCTGA
- the apaG gene encoding Co2+/Mg2+ efflux protein ApaG yields MYEAISNRFRVTVRPQYLEGQSKPDEDRYVWAYTITIENLSGQSAKLVSRHWIITDARGHKQEVVGEGVVGEQPTLAPGESFQYTSGCPLTTPSGMMVGTYHMLGPDGHTFAIEIPAFSLDSPHERPTFN; encoded by the coding sequence ATGTATGAGGCCATCAGCAACAGGTTCCGGGTGACAGTCCGGCCGCAATATCTCGAAGGGCAATCCAAACCCGACGAGGACCGCTATGTCTGGGCCTATACCATCACCATCGAGAACCTCAGCGGGCAATCTGCGAAACTGGTGTCACGGCACTGGATCATCACCGATGCACGCGGCCACAAGCAGGAAGTGGTGGGCGAAGGCGTCGTGGGCGAACAGCCCACGCTGGCACCGGGCGAGAGCTTCCAATACACATCGGGCTGCCCGCTCACCACGCCTTCCGGCATGATGGTGGGGACCTATCACATGCTCGGGCCCGACGGGCACACCTTCGCCATCGAAATACCCGCCTTCTCGCTCGACTCGCCGCACGAGCGTCCCACCTTCAATTGA
- a CDS encoding 2'-deoxycytidine 5'-triphosphate deaminase: MSEKSAARPDVALPQGILPARVIASFCEKGLIRLDRPLDDEQIQPASLDLRLGPVAYRVRASFLPGPKQTVEEKLKAVALHRIDLTDGAVLETGCVYIVPLMESLSLPQGVAAAANPKSSTGRLDIFTRVIADRAQEFDKVWDGYEGPLYAEISPRTFPILARQGSRLSQIRFRSGPSLATDALIHALHAAEPLIAQGEANIDGGLALTVDLSPMIPGGPVGFRAKRHSALVDVDKKGALDVLDYWEPIWQQGSLILDPDQFYILASKEAVRVPPTHAAEMVPFNPLVGEFRVHYAGFFDPGFGHSSGAGEGARAVLEVRSHEVPFILEDGQIIGRLVYEPLTERPDRVYGQLASNYQKQGLKLSKHFKPFDLGGKLG; this comes from the coding sequence ATGTCTGAGAAATCCGCCGCCCGACCCGATGTCGCCCTGCCGCAGGGCATCCTCCCTGCCCGGGTGATTGCCTCGTTCTGCGAGAAGGGCCTCATCCGCCTCGACCGTCCGCTGGACGACGAGCAGATCCAGCCGGCGAGCCTCGACCTCCGCCTTGGGCCGGTGGCCTACCGCGTGCGCGCCTCTTTCCTGCCGGGACCAAAGCAGACGGTGGAAGAAAAACTGAAGGCCGTCGCCCTTCACCGCATCGACTTGACCGATGGGGCGGTGCTGGAAACGGGCTGCGTCTACATCGTGCCGCTGATGGAAAGCCTGTCGCTGCCGCAGGGCGTCGCCGCCGCTGCCAACCCGAAAAGCTCCACCGGCCGCCTCGACATCTTCACCCGGGTCATCGCCGACCGCGCCCAGGAATTCGACAAGGTGTGGGATGGTTACGAGGGCCCGCTCTATGCCGAAATCAGCCCGCGCACCTTCCCCATTCTTGCACGCCAGGGTTCGCGCCTCTCGCAGATCCGCTTCCGCTCCGGCCCGTCTCTGGCGACCGACGCGCTGATCCATGCGCTCCATGCCGCCGAACCGCTCATCGCGCAGGGCGAGGCCAATATCGATGGCGGACTTGCGCTGACCGTCGATCTCTCGCCGATGATACCGGGCGGCCCCGTGGGCTTTCGCGCCAAGCGCCACTCCGCCCTGGTGGACGTGGACAAGAAGGGCGCTCTCGACGTGCTCGACTATTGGGAACCGATCTGGCAGCAGGGTTCACTCATCCTCGATCCCGACCAGTTCTATATCCTCGCCTCGAAGGAAGCCGTGCGCGTGCCGCCCACCCATGCGGCCGAGATGGTGCCCTTCAATCCGTTGGTCGGAGAGTTCCGCGTGCATTACGCAGGTTTCTTCGATCCGGGATTCGGCCATTCCTCCGGTGCCGGAGAAGGCGCCCGCGCTGTTCTCGAAGTGCGCTCCCATGAGGTGCCGTTCATTCTGGAAGATGGGCAGATCATCGGCCGTCTCGTCTATGAACCGCTCACCGAACGGCCCGACCGCGTCTACGGGCAGCTTGCCTCCAACTACCAGAAACAGGGTTTGAAGCTGTCCAAGCACTTCAAGCCTTTTGACCTTGGCGGCAAGCTCGGTTAG